AAATACAAAAACATTTAAAAAAATTAATAATAAAGAAACCAAAAATCAATTAAATTTATTAGATAATATACATAAAAAGAAAATGTCATTTGTTGACAGTTGTGCCTCTGTTTTTCCAATATTAATGATCGTTTTAGCTATACGCTCATTTATTTATGAACCATTTCAAATTCCATCTGGTTCAATGATCCCTACTTTATTAGTAGGAGATTTTATTTTAGTAAAAAAATTTGCTTATGGCTTAAAAGATCCTATTACTGGAACAACATTTTTTACTATAGGGAAACCTAAACGTGGGGATGTTGCTGTATTCAAATATCCTAAAGATCTTAGTGTGGATTTTATAAAACGTGTTATTGGTATTCCTGGTGATAGAATTATTTATTCTCCTGAAAAAAAAGAATTACGTATATGTCCAAATTATTCAATTTTGAATTGTGCACAAGAATTATCAATTAATTATTCTGAATTAAAAGAAAGTCAATGGACTTTATTTTTTAATAATAATTCTATATTAAATAATAAAAAAGGAAATTATTTGATCCCATTTAGTGAATTAATCCCGAATAACGCGTTGCGTTATTCGGAAAAGGTTGAAAATATAGATAATATTAATTATAAAATTTTAGTTATTCCTGAAGTATATACTGAATCGATTTATCAGCAACCGGGGTTGCCCGATAATGAATGGATTGTCCCTCCTAAACATTATTTTATGATGGGGGATAATCGAGATAATAGTTCTGATAGTCGTATGTGGGGATTCGTCCCGGAAGAAAATTTAGTAGGTAAGGCGGTTATTATTTGGTTTAGTTTTGATAAACATGAAGACGAATGGCCAACTGGGGTACGTTTAAATCATGTTGGCAAAATTAGATAATTAAAATTAAAAAAAGATATAAATTCAATTATAGATTTTTAAAAATTAATTATGTAATATGCAAGTATGATTATTGTAGTTTACAATTTCTTAATTATAAATTTTATATACGCAATAGCTTTACATAAAACTTAATTAAAGATATTGCGTATACTTGATTTTATATTCAAAAATTTTTAGATTAACACATAAATTTTGCTTTAATTCAATGGCTATAAATGCAAGAAATTCAAGAATTACAAAGTAAACTAGGTTATTTTTTTAAAAAAATTGAATTATTAAATCAAGCATTAACTCATCGTAGTGCTTGTAAGATTCATAATGAAAGATTAGAATTTTTAGGAGATTCAATTTTAAGTTTTGTAATTACTAATAATCTTTATCATAGGTTTCCTGAAGTTGATGAAGGAAATATGAGTCGCATGCGTGCAACATTAATCAGAGGAAATACGTTAGCTAAACTTGCAAAGGAGTTTGATCTAGGAAATTGTTTGTGGTTAGGTATTGGCGAACTAAAAAGTGGAGGGTTTCAACGAGAGTCAATATTAGCAAATGCTGTTGAAGCATTAATTGGAGGTATTTTTTTAGATAGTAATATTAAAAATACTGAAAAAATAATTTTAAATTGGTATGGAACTAGATTAATAAAAATTAATCCAGGGGATAAACAAAAGGATCCTAAAACAAGATTACAAGAATACCTACAAGGAAGGGGCTTACCATTACCTAATTATCTAGTAGTCCAAGTTCGTGGAGAAGCACACGAACAAGAATTTATTATTCATTGTAAAATTAGTGGTGTACAAAAACCAATTATAGGTATTGGATCTAGTAGACGTAAATCAGAACAATCTGCTGCTGTCCAAGCGTTAAAAATATTGGAGATTGCATGAGTAATCAGACAACATATTGTGGATTTGTCGTAATTATAGGTAAACCAAATGTGGGGAAATCAACATTAATTAATCAAATTCTAGGAAAAAAAATTTCAATTACTTCACGTAAACCTCAAACAACTCGTTATAATATATTAGGAATTGATACAAAAAATAATTATCAAACTATTTATATTGATACACCTGGATTACATATAAAAAAAAAACAGATAGTAAATAATTTAATAAAAGATTCTACAAATAAATTAATACATGATCTTGAATTGATTGTTTTTGTTATTGAAGGTACCAATTGGACAAATGATGATGAAAGAATAATACACGTACTAAAATATATTAGTTCTCCTGTATTATTAGTTATTAATAAAATTGATAATGTAATAAATAAAAGTATTTTGTTATCACACATTAATTTTCTTAGAAAAAAAATGGATTTTCTAGATATTATTCCTATCAGTGCAAAAAAAGGCACCTATATTGATACATTTATAAAAATTATTCAACAAAATATGCCTGAAACAACACATTATTTTCCAGAAGAATATATTACTAATATGTCTAAAATTTTTTTAGCTAAAGAGATTATTCGTGAAAAATTAATGCGATTTCTTGGTGATGAATTACCATATTTAATTAAGGTAGAAATTGAACAATTTATAGTACATAAGAAATATAATTATAAAATTAATGGCATAATTATAGTTATAAAAAATAGTCAAAAGAAAATAGTTATAGGTGTTAAAGGGCAAAAAATAAAAAGAATAGGTATTGAATCTCGTATAGAAATGGAAAAACTGTTTTCTGCTAAAATTTATCTTTCACTTTGGGTTAAGGTTAAAAAAGAAGCATCAAATAATGAATATTACTTAAATAGTTTAGATTATGTTTTTAATATTAATAAAATTTAATATTTTACTATTATTAGTTTAATATTTATATATTATAAATATTATAATTTTTTATAAAATTTACTGAGAAATTTATTATTTTTAAAAT
This genomic interval from Candidatus Arsenophonus lipoptenae contains the following:
- the lepB gene encoding signal peptidase I; translated protein: MANNFSLILTFITLIIGIIWIFSRFKYIFYKNTKTFKKINNKETKNQLNLLDNIHKKKMSFVDSCASVFPILMIVLAIRSFIYEPFQIPSGSMIPTLLVGDFILVKKFAYGLKDPITGTTFFTIGKPKRGDVAVFKYPKDLSVDFIKRVIGIPGDRIIYSPEKKELRICPNYSILNCAQELSINYSELKESQWTLFFNNNSILNNKKGNYLIPFSELIPNNALRYSEKVENIDNINYKILVIPEVYTESIYQQPGLPDNEWIVPPKHYFMMGDNRDNSSDSRMWGFVPEENLVGKAVIIWFSFDKHEDEWPTGVRLNHVGKIR
- the rnc gene encoding ribonuclease III, translated to MQEIQELQSKLGYFFKKIELLNQALTHRSACKIHNERLEFLGDSILSFVITNNLYHRFPEVDEGNMSRMRATLIRGNTLAKLAKEFDLGNCLWLGIGELKSGGFQRESILANAVEALIGGIFLDSNIKNTEKIILNWYGTRLIKINPGDKQKDPKTRLQEYLQGRGLPLPNYLVVQVRGEAHEQEFIIHCKISGVQKPIIGIGSSRRKSEQSAAVQALKILEIA
- the era gene encoding GTPase Era, with the translated sequence MSNQTTYCGFVVIIGKPNVGKSTLINQILGKKISITSRKPQTTRYNILGIDTKNNYQTIYIDTPGLHIKKKQIVNNLIKDSTNKLIHDLELIVFVIEGTNWTNDDERIIHVLKYISSPVLLVINKIDNVINKSILLSHINFLRKKMDFLDIIPISAKKGTYIDTFIKIIQQNMPETTHYFPEEYITNMSKIFLAKEIIREKLMRFLGDELPYLIKVEIEQFIVHKKYNYKINGIIIVIKNSQKKIVIGVKGQKIKRIGIESRIEMEKLFSAKIYLSLWVKVKKEASNNEYYLNSLDYVFNINKI